Proteins from one Ornithobacterium rhinotracheale genomic window:
- a CDS encoding helicase HerA-like domain-containing protein yields MSNQESFIQEIQQGYSPKGEFISIGKGKLDNIVIPEAAVNIPLKTMNRHGLIAGATGTGKTKTMQLIVEQLSDAGVPSLVMDVKGDLSGLAMPGDATNPKIIERYKLLEMQYKANGMPVEFLSLSDEKGARLRATVTEFGPVLLSKILELNETQESVISVIFKFSDDHALPLIDLEDLKKVLMYVKDDPEGQEKLKAEYGSISGATVGAIQRKIIALEQQGADKFFGEPSFEVDDLLQVRDGRGVISIVRLTDIQNKPALFSTFMLSLLAEIYATFPEVGDATKPKLCIFIDEAHLIFNEASKTLLNQIETVVKLIRSKGVGVYFVTQVPGDIPDGVLSQLGLKVQHALRGFTAKDRKEIKKAVENYPITQFYDADQLITQLGIGEAFITALSEKGTPTPLVHTYLETPQSRMDVLSETELNNLVAQSKLVAKYAQDVNRDSAYEILTRRMEESAQQEVPEKAKPQTTSAKKTQDKSFMDEVINSRMARDLGRTFTREITRSILGVLGIKKTRRR; encoded by the coding sequence ATGAGCAATCAAGAATCTTTTATTCAAGAAATCCAACAAGGCTATAGCCCAAAAGGCGAATTCATAAGCATAGGAAAAGGAAAACTCGACAATATCGTAATCCCTGAAGCGGCCGTAAATATTCCGCTAAAAACCATGAACCGCCACGGGCTTATCGCAGGTGCTACGGGAACGGGTAAAACCAAAACCATGCAGCTGATTGTAGAACAACTTTCAGATGCAGGCGTACCCAGCCTTGTGATGGATGTGAAGGGCGACCTTAGTGGACTTGCCATGCCGGGCGATGCCACCAATCCTAAAATCATCGAGCGCTACAAATTGCTTGAAATGCAATACAAAGCCAATGGGATGCCCGTTGAATTTTTGAGCTTAAGCGATGAAAAAGGTGCAAGACTTAGAGCTACCGTTACGGAATTCGGGCCGGTTTTGTTAAGTAAAATTTTAGAGCTAAACGAAACCCAAGAAAGCGTAATTTCGGTGATTTTTAAATTCAGCGATGACCACGCTTTGCCTTTGATTGACTTAGAAGATTTAAAAAAAGTCTTGATGTATGTGAAAGACGACCCCGAAGGGCAAGAAAAACTAAAAGCCGAATATGGCAGTATTTCTGGCGCTACCGTGGGAGCCATTCAGCGAAAAATCATTGCGCTCGAACAGCAAGGTGCCGATAAATTCTTTGGAGAGCCTTCGTTTGAAGTAGATGATTTATTGCAAGTGCGCGACGGGCGTGGCGTTATCAGCATTGTGCGCCTCACCGATATTCAAAACAAGCCTGCACTTTTCTCCACTTTCATGTTGAGCCTTTTGGCTGAAATCTACGCTACTTTCCCAGAAGTGGGAGACGCCACAAAACCTAAATTATGTATTTTTATCGACGAAGCGCATTTGATTTTTAACGAAGCTTCCAAAACGCTTTTAAACCAAATTGAAACCGTGGTTAAATTAATTCGTTCAAAAGGCGTAGGCGTGTATTTCGTCACTCAAGTGCCAGGCGATATTCCAGACGGCGTATTGAGCCAATTAGGGCTAAAAGTGCAACACGCGCTTAGGGGATTCACGGCCAAAGACCGAAAAGAAATTAAAAAAGCGGTAGAAAACTATCCGATTACACAATTTTACGATGCCGATCAGCTCATCACGCAACTCGGGATTGGAGAAGCGTTCATCACGGCCTTGAGCGAAAAAGGAACACCAACTCCGCTCGTGCACACCTACTTGGAAACGCCGCAATCTCGTATGGATGTTTTGTCTGAAACAGAGCTAAACAATTTAGTGGCTCAATCTAAATTAGTGGCAAAATACGCACAAGATGTAAACCGCGATTCTGCCTACGAAATTTTAACACGCCGCATGGAAGAATCTGCTCAGCAAGAAGTGCCTGAAAAGGCTAAGCCACAAACTACAAGTGCTAAGAAAACGCAAGATAAATCTTTCATGGACGAAGTCATCAACAGCCGAATGGCGAGAGATTTGGGTAGAACTTTTACACGCGAAATCACTCGTTCTATTTTGGGTGTTTTAGGAATAAAAAAAACAAGAAGAAGATAA
- a CDS encoding exonuclease domain-containing protein, with amino-acid sequence MKYAVLDIEATNGKRGEEKIIDIAIYQITDEEISDQFGSMVNPQREIEPYVQELTGITNKMVRRAPKFHEIAKRIVEITEDCIIVGHGVHFDYRMLQQEFKSLGYDFKRDTLDTLELSKQLIPDEESYSLGKLCKSLGIPLTNRHRAQGDTVATVKLFQLLREKDTEKKIIESQTQSGSEKAPTQLTKKLLALQKNLPTYAGVYYYHNQKGEIFYIKAAKNIAAEVNRDFASSLKEKQKIQRKVARISHEATGSFLIALLKINEEKKTHKKILNRKSNYFSYGLFIQKEKSSGMQSLEISTILKTRRSPLLLFSTRKKAFNALNDLSQKFKLTAEDSAKERSKKIKALKQFLDFPQRDFLIIDKGRNPQENTFVSIINNQLHHYGFFSLHNQLEDEKIREKLGIPLHSNAMNKALVKTFLYQSKSVKIKPLKNEKQA; translated from the coding sequence GTGAAATATGCGGTTTTAGACATAGAGGCCACCAACGGAAAACGAGGCGAAGAAAAAATCATTGATATTGCGATTTACCAAATCACCGATGAGGAAATCAGCGATCAGTTTGGCTCTATGGTAAATCCACAGCGCGAGATTGAGCCTTATGTGCAGGAACTCACGGGCATTACCAATAAAATGGTGCGTCGCGCGCCGAAATTTCACGAAATTGCCAAACGCATTGTAGAAATCACCGAAGATTGTATCATCGTGGGGCATGGCGTGCATTTCGATTATCGTATGCTCCAGCAAGAGTTTAAATCTTTGGGCTATGATTTTAAACGCGATACACTCGACACATTAGAGCTGAGCAAGCAGCTCATTCCCGACGAGGAGTCGTATTCTTTGGGTAAATTGTGTAAATCTCTAGGCATTCCGCTCACTAATCGCCACCGAGCGCAGGGCGACACCGTGGCTACGGTAAAACTTTTTCAATTATTGAGAGAAAAAGACACCGAGAAAAAAATCATCGAAAGCCAAACTCAATCGGGCAGCGAAAAAGCCCCTACCCAATTGACTAAAAAGCTTTTGGCTTTGCAAAAAAATCTTCCTACCTATGCGGGCGTTTACTACTACCACAACCAGAAAGGCGAGATTTTCTACATCAAAGCGGCAAAAAACATTGCCGCAGAAGTGAACCGAGATTTTGCCTCATCGCTGAAAGAAAAACAAAAAATCCAGCGCAAGGTAGCAAGGATTTCGCACGAGGCAACGGGCAGTTTCTTAATCGCATTATTAAAAATCAACGAGGAGAAAAAAACGCATAAGAAAATCCTAAACCGAAAAAGCAATTATTTCTCATACGGATTATTTATTCAAAAAGAAAAATCAAGCGGCATGCAATCGCTGGAAATCAGCACAATATTAAAAACGCGACGCAGTCCGCTATTGCTATTTTCAACACGCAAAAAAGCTTTTAATGCCTTAAATGATTTAAGCCAAAAATTTAAACTCACAGCAGAAGATTCCGCCAAGGAACGAAGTAAAAAAATTAAGGCTTTAAAACAATTTTTGGACTTTCCGCAAAGGGATTTTTTAATCATAGATAAAGGCAGAAATCCGCAAGAAAATACATTTGTAAGTATTATCAACAATCAGTTGCATCATTACGGATTCTTTAGCCTTCACAATCAATTAGAAGACGAAAAAATTCGTGAAAAATTAGGAATTCCATTGCATTCCAACGCGATGAACAAAGCTTTGGTTAAAACTTTTTTATACCAAAGCAAAAGTGTAAAAATCAAACCACTTAAAAACGAAAAACAAGCATAA
- a CDS encoding TIGR00730 family Rossman fold protein, protein MTDEDKRISEKFQQKDWNELKTNDSWMVLKAMSEFVRGFESMSKIGPCVSIFGSARTASTSKYYKLAEEIAYGVTKLGFGVITGGGPGIMEAANKGAKQGGGKSVGLGIELPFEAGNNKYIDPKLSHQFDYFFVRKVLLVKYAQGFIVLPGGFGTLDELFEAMTLIQTDKIGSFPIVLVGKKYWGGLIDWFKNVLIEEGKISEDDLKLFRLVDTAEEAVEHIKKFYDKYAVKQNF, encoded by the coding sequence ATGACAGACGAAGATAAAAGAATATCCGAAAAATTTCAACAAAAAGACTGGAACGAGCTAAAAACCAACGACTCTTGGATGGTGCTAAAGGCCATGAGCGAGTTTGTACGCGGATTTGAAAGCATGTCCAAAATCGGACCTTGCGTTTCCATTTTCGGTTCGGCACGCACGGCATCTACGAGCAAATATTATAAATTGGCAGAAGAAATCGCTTATGGCGTTACCAAGCTAGGCTTTGGCGTAATTACGGGCGGCGGCCCAGGCATCATGGAAGCTGCCAACAAAGGTGCCAAACAAGGCGGCGGAAAATCAGTAGGGTTGGGCATCGAACTCCCTTTTGAGGCAGGAAACAACAAGTATATAGACCCCAAACTAAGTCATCAATTTGATTACTTTTTTGTTCGCAAAGTTTTGCTTGTGAAGTATGCGCAAGGCTTCATTGTTTTGCCAGGCGGATTTGGCACACTCGACGAACTTTTTGAGGCGATGACACTTATCCAGACCGATAAAATCGGTAGTTTCCCAATCGTTTTAGTCGGTAAAAAATACTGGGGCGGCTTGATTGATTGGTTTAAAAATGTTTTGATCGAAGAAGGAAAAATCAGCGAAGATGATTTAAAATTGTTTCGCTTAGTCGATACCGCAGAAGAAGCTGTGGAACACATCAAAAAATTCTATGATAAATATGCCGTAAAACAGAATTTTTAA
- a CDS encoding sulfatase → MNHKKLFLVLIFCFLLLWNCATPPISHQKKKPNILFICVDDLRPELNVFGAKYIHSPHIDSLANRGVYFPRHYVNAPSCGPSRYCLLTGQYGSYSNEALFQRAEKLKTQPEKVTPTLPEYLKENGYTTVAVGKVSHHPGGMGGKDWNDPNVIEMPNAWDKQLLPVAEWEHPRGIMHGLANGQIRQNPADMNVYESAEGDDTIYPDGIITNEALKQIDALSHGQKPFFLAVGIIKPHLPFGAPKKYYDLYKNQDLPPIPHPEKPTWESVWHDSKEMRMYNLWGKDPNRDAEFANELRKHYAACVSYADAQVGKILQELKKTGAYKNTIIVLWGDHGWNLGEHSIWGKHNLFEEALRSPLIIVDPRGKNKGKASDAIVETIDLFPTLCEMTGLKIPDYAYGTSLVPNLQNTQRKGHNALAYTYDAYTLRTPRYRFTLHKDGSTELFDHQSKDKEGRNIAQEQPALVDSLKSVLLKKAAPKL, encoded by the coding sequence ATGAATCATAAAAAGCTATTTCTGGTATTGATTTTTTGTTTTCTGCTTTTGTGGAATTGCGCAACCCCACCGATTTCGCACCAAAAGAAAAAACCGAATATTCTCTTTATTTGCGTAGATGATTTAAGACCAGAACTTAATGTTTTTGGAGCTAAATACATTCACTCGCCACACATCGATTCATTGGCAAATCGCGGTGTTTATTTCCCACGACATTATGTAAATGCACCGAGTTGTGGACCTTCTCGCTATTGTCTGCTCACGGGGCAATATGGCTCCTACTCCAACGAGGCTCTGTTTCAGCGCGCCGAAAAACTCAAAACACAACCCGAGAAAGTTACACCCACATTGCCCGAGTATTTAAAAGAAAACGGCTACACCACGGTGGCTGTGGGAAAAGTTTCGCATCACCCTGGGGGCATGGGCGGAAAAGACTGGAACGATCCCAATGTAATCGAAATGCCCAATGCGTGGGACAAACAGCTACTTCCCGTTGCCGAATGGGAGCATCCGCGTGGCATCATGCATGGCTTGGCTAATGGGCAGATTCGCCAAAACCCTGCCGATATGAATGTGTATGAAAGTGCCGAAGGCGACGACACGATTTACCCCGATGGCATCATCACCAACGAAGCTTTGAAACAAATCGACGCTTTAAGCCATGGCCAAAAACCTTTCTTTCTAGCCGTAGGAATCATAAAACCGCATTTGCCATTTGGTGCACCCAAAAAATATTACGATTTATACAAAAATCAAGATTTACCACCGATTCCACACCCTGAAAAGCCCACTTGGGAAAGCGTTTGGCACGATTCCAAAGAAATGAGAATGTACAATCTCTGGGGCAAAGATCCGAATCGTGATGCCGAGTTTGCCAATGAGCTGAGAAAGCACTATGCCGCTTGTGTGAGCTATGCCGATGCTCAAGTAGGCAAAATTTTACAAGAATTAAAGAAAACGGGCGCTTATAAAAACACCATTATCGTTTTATGGGGCGACCACGGATGGAATCTTGGCGAACACAGTATTTGGGGCAAGCATAATTTGTTTGAAGAAGCCTTGCGCTCACCGCTCATCATCGTAGATCCCAGAGGCAAAAACAAGGGAAAAGCCAGCGATGCCATTGTCGAAACCATTGATTTATTCCCTACGCTTTGCGAAATGACGGGGCTTAAAATTCCTGACTACGCCTACGGAACATCTCTTGTTCCTAACTTACAAAACACGCAACGCAAAGGGCACAACGCCTTGGCATACACTTACGATGCCTATACACTGCGCACACCACGCTATCGATTTACATTGCACAAAGATGGCAGCACAGAGCTGTTTGACCACCAATCTAAAGACAAAGAAGGAAGAAACATTGCACAAGAACAGCCTGCGTTAGTCGATAGTTTAAAGTCAGTTTTATTAAAGAAAGCTGCTCCGAAATTGTAA
- the tgt gene encoding tRNA guanosine(34) transglycosylase Tgt has translation MKFTIEKSDIESSARAGEITTDHGKIQTPIFMPVGTVASVKAVHQRELKEDIKAQIILGNTYHLYLRPGTEILNQAGGLHKFINWDRPILTDSGGYQVFSLAGRRKITEEGVRFKSHIDGSYHFFSPERSMEIQRNIGADIIMAFDECTPYPCDYTPAKESMEMTHRWLKRCEKWLSENPELYGYKQTLFPIVQGSTYRDLRTQSAKFIASIGADGNAIGGLSVGEPEEAMYETTELVNSILPKDKPRYLMGVGTPWNIIEGISLGVDMFDCVMPTRNARNGMLFTWDGVINIKNTKWKDDFSPLDPKGTAYVDWDYSKAYVRHLFVAKEYLAKQIASVHNLAFYLDLVRVAREHILAGDFATWKKSIIPQLKNRL, from the coding sequence ATGAAGTTTACGATAGAAAAATCAGATATAGAAAGCTCGGCGAGAGCGGGTGAAATCACTACTGATCACGGAAAAATACAAACACCGATTTTCATGCCCGTGGGCACGGTGGCAAGCGTGAAAGCAGTGCACCAGCGCGAACTGAAAGAAGATATTAAGGCGCAAATCATTTTGGGCAATACCTATCATTTATATTTAAGACCTGGCACCGAGATTCTAAACCAAGCGGGCGGATTGCATAAATTCATCAATTGGGACAGGCCTATCTTGACCGATAGTGGGGGATATCAAGTATTTTCGCTTGCGGGTCGCAGAAAAATCACCGAAGAAGGTGTGCGTTTCAAATCCCACATCGATGGTTCGTATCATTTCTTTAGCCCAGAACGCTCTATGGAAATTCAGCGAAACATTGGGGCAGATATCATCATGGCTTTTGACGAATGTACGCCATACCCGTGCGACTACACACCTGCCAAAGAATCTATGGAAATGACTCACCGCTGGCTGAAACGCTGCGAAAAATGGCTTTCTGAAAATCCAGAGTTATACGGCTACAAGCAAACGCTTTTCCCGATTGTGCAAGGAAGCACCTACCGAGATTTAAGAACTCAATCGGCGAAATTTATCGCCAGCATAGGAGCCGACGGAAACGCCATTGGCGGATTAAGTGTGGGCGAACCAGAAGAGGCCATGTACGAAACTACAGAACTCGTAAACAGCATTTTGCCTAAAGACAAACCTCGCTACTTGATGGGCGTGGGAACTCCTTGGAACATTATTGAAGGGATTTCGCTCGGTGTGGATATGTTTGATTGCGTGATGCCTACCCGGAATGCACGAAATGGAATGCTTTTCACTTGGGATGGCGTGATAAACATCAAAAACACTAAATGGAAAGACGATTTTTCTCCGCTTGACCCTAAAGGTACAGCTTATGTGGACTGGGATTACAGCAAAGCCTATGTGCGACACCTTTTTGTGGCTAAAGAATATTTGGCAAAACAAATTGCATCGGTACACAATTTAGCTTTTTACCTAGATTTGGTGCGCGTGGCCAGAGAGCACATCTTGGCAGGAGATTTTGCCACTTGGAAAAAATCGATTATACCTCAACTTAAAAATCGTTTGTAA
- a CDS encoding LptF/LptG family permease, producing the protein MKILDKYIVKNFIGTFLFITTLLSLIILVVDLSQKISKIQDNGSNVWEALTGFYPFFILWMVNTYMPIGVFISAIYFTSRITNNTEIVAMTSGGMSFFRLTRPYLYVALLIGGLSFAVNHYFLPKANIYKNEYYYTYLQRSSRAQEYYKGRPISAQISPNEYLFINNYNRRTKNGNGFLYQKMNKNSQIIYQMRANDIIWNEQDSAYSLTNYYERFIRKNQPDSLATGNMIKQKFKVTPDELLPEGYVAETMNSIELKRFIDREKFKGSASVSVYLNELYQRTSLPFSTIILTLLALSLSSTKKRGGLGLNLALGITIAFIYIFGNEASKVFSSVGDLSPFLAAWISNIVFGIITIFLYFKRAFQ; encoded by the coding sequence TTGAAGATTTTAGACAAATATATCGTCAAGAATTTCATAGGAACCTTTTTATTCATCACAACGCTCCTGTCGCTCATTATTTTGGTGGTAGATTTAAGCCAAAAGATTAGTAAAATTCAAGACAATGGCTCCAATGTATGGGAGGCTCTTACGGGATTTTATCCATTCTTTATCCTTTGGATGGTAAACACCTATATGCCTATCGGCGTATTTATTTCGGCCATATATTTCACTTCTAGAATCACAAACAACACCGAAATTGTAGCCATGACCTCGGGCGGAATGAGTTTTTTTCGTCTCACACGCCCCTACCTCTATGTCGCTTTGCTCATTGGTGGATTATCTTTTGCCGTAAATCACTATTTTTTGCCCAAGGCCAATATTTACAAAAACGAATACTATTACACTTATTTACAACGAAGTAGCCGCGCACAGGAATATTACAAAGGCCGACCAATCAGTGCGCAAATTTCGCCTAACGAGTATTTGTTCATCAATAATTATAACCGAAGAACAAAGAATGGAAATGGCTTTTTGTACCAAAAAATGAATAAAAACTCGCAAATTATATATCAAATGCGAGCCAATGACATCATTTGGAACGAACAAGACTCTGCCTATAGCCTAACGAATTACTACGAAAGATTTATAAGAAAAAATCAGCCAGACAGCTTGGCTACAGGGAACATGATTAAACAAAAATTTAAAGTTACTCCCGATGAATTGCTCCCAGAAGGCTATGTGGCAGAAACCATGAATTCTATTGAGCTTAAACGATTTATAGACAGAGAAAAATTCAAAGGATCGGCAAGTGTGAGTGTCTATCTCAACGAGCTGTATCAGCGTACAAGTTTGCCGTTTTCCACCATAATTTTGACCTTGCTCGCGCTTTCGCTTAGCTCAACCAAAAAGCGTGGTGGATTAGGGCTCAACCTCGCACTAGGAATTACCATTGCGTTTATCTACATCTTTGGAAACGAAGCGAGCAAAGTATTCTCCTCCGTAGGAGATTTAAGCCCATTTTTGGCAGCTTGGATTTCAAATATCGTGTTTGGGATTATTACGATTTTCCTATATTTTAAACGTGCCTTCCAATAA
- a CDS encoding type I phosphomannose isomerase catalytic subunit produces the protein MDKVWGGEAMQRALDKKSDSKNLGESWEISDVQGNVSVVANGKYQGENLRDLILKFPKELIGKADAKEFPILIKFLDANVPLSIQVHPNEELAQKMENSHGKTEMWYIVDATDKAEIYLGWKEEYPKEELIEAYKAGNIKDYLKVYKPKKGEFYFVPAGSIHALGGGLIVAEIQQTSDVTYRIYDWGRTDRELHIPQSIEVTDYTFKDDFKLDYGKTENSLNPVIESEFFQTVFLNITDSISLDTAGSYDVLMCVEGKGTIVYPDGETSIQLGETILIPAALGKYELKGKDLKVLKVKA, from the coding sequence ATGGACAAAGTATGGGGTGGCGAAGCAATGCAACGCGCACTCGACAAAAAATCTGATTCTAAAAACTTAGGCGAGTCTTGGGAAATCTCCGATGTGCAAGGCAATGTTTCTGTTGTTGCTAATGGCAAATACCAAGGCGAAAACTTGAGAGATTTAATCTTGAAATTCCCCAAAGAGCTCATCGGGAAAGCAGACGCCAAGGAATTTCCGATTTTGATTAAATTTTTGGACGCCAATGTGCCACTTTCTATCCAAGTGCACCCGAACGAAGAGCTAGCGCAAAAAATGGAAAACAGCCACGGAAAAACCGAAATGTGGTATATTGTAGATGCTACCGACAAGGCAGAAATCTACCTCGGCTGGAAAGAAGAGTACCCGAAAGAAGAACTAATTGAGGCTTACAAGGCGGGGAACATCAAGGATTATTTAAAAGTATATAAGCCTAAAAAAGGGGAATTTTATTTTGTGCCTGCGGGGAGCATTCACGCCTTGGGTGGCGGGCTTATTGTTGCCGAAATTCAGCAAACTTCTGATGTAACTTACCGTATTTATGACTGGGGACGCACCGACCGCGAATTGCATATTCCGCAATCAATTGAAGTAACGGATTACACTTTTAAAGATGATTTTAAACTTGATTATGGAAAAACTGAAAATAGCTTAAACCCTGTCATCGAAAGTGAATTTTTCCAAACTGTTTTCTTAAACATTACCGATAGCATTTCGCTCGACACAGCAGGCTCTTACGATGTTTTGATGTGCGTGGAGGGCAAAGGAACGATTGTTTACCCAGATGGCGAAACAAGTATTCAGCTAGGCGAAACGATTTTAATCCCTGCAGCTCTCGGCAAATACGAGCTCAAAGGCAAAGATTTAAAAGTTTTAAAAGTAAAAGCTTAG
- a CDS encoding heme-binding domain-containing protein translates to MKKILVAIVVALIAIQLIPVDLSNPTSVPEEDFFYINEAPAEVQSLVHSACYDCHSNETVYPWYAKIAPVNFWLKNHINEGREELNFSNWARYVALNKANKKLDECAEKTQNKKMPLSSYTWLHEEARLTDAQRATLVKYFSDLMKKQN, encoded by the coding sequence ATGAAGAAAATTTTAGTTGCAATTGTTGTAGCGTTGATCGCTATACAATTAATTCCAGTAGATTTATCAAATCCTACCAGTGTGCCAGAAGAGGATTTTTTCTACATCAATGAGGCACCTGCCGAGGTACAAAGTTTAGTGCATTCAGCGTGTTATGATTGCCATTCAAACGAGACAGTGTATCCGTGGTATGCGAAAATAGCACCCGTTAATTTTTGGCTAAAAAACCACATTAATGAAGGGCGCGAGGAGCTCAACTTTAGCAATTGGGCGCGTTATGTAGCTCTCAATAAAGCCAATAAAAAGCTAGATGAATGTGCCGAGAAAACTCAGAACAAGAAAATGCCACTAAGCAGCTACACTTGGTTGCATGAAGAGGCGAGACTTACTGATGCTCAGCGAGCTACCTTGGTGAAATATTTTTCGGATTTAATGAAAAAACAAAATTGA
- a CDS encoding IS1380-like element IS612 family transposase gives MAKIQIKSEKLTPFGGIFSIMEKFDSMLSPVIDSTLGQRCSSIFGYQFSEIVRSLMSVYFCGGSCVEDVTSQLMRHLSYHPTLRTCSSDTILRAIKELTQENISYTSDQGKTYDFNTADKLNTLLINALVSTGELKEIEEYDVDFDHQFLETEKYDAKPTYKKFLGYRPGVYVIGDKIVYIENSDGNTNVRFHQADTHKRFFALLESQNIRVNRFRADCGSCSKEIVSEIEKHCKHFYIRANRCSSLYNDIFALRGWKTEEINGIQFELNSILVEKWEGKCYRLVIQRQRRNSGDLDLWEGEYTYRCILTNDYKSSTRDIVEFYNLRGGKERIFDDMNNGFGWSRLPKSFMAENTVFLLLTALIHNFYKTIMSRLDTKAFGLKKTSRIKAFVFRFISVPAKWIMTARQYVLNIYTENRAYAKPFKTEFG, from the coding sequence ATGGCAAAAATACAAATTAAATCTGAGAAACTCACACCTTTTGGAGGAATTTTTTCAATCATGGAGAAATTTGACTCCATGCTTTCACCCGTTATCGACTCAACACTGGGTCAGAGATGCAGCAGTATCTTCGGATATCAGTTCAGCGAGATAGTCCGTTCGCTGATGAGCGTTTATTTCTGTGGCGGCTCATGCGTGGAAGATGTAACGTCACAACTGATGCGCCATCTCTCGTATCATCCTACCCTTCGTACATGCAGCTCTGATACCATCCTCAGAGCCATCAAGGAACTGACACAGGAAAACATCTCCTATACTTCCGACCAAGGCAAGACCTATGATTTCAATACTGCAGACAAACTCAACACATTGCTTATAAACGCTTTGGTTTCTACAGGCGAGTTGAAGGAAATTGAGGAATACGATGTTGACTTTGACCATCAGTTTCTTGAAACGGAGAAGTATGATGCAAAACCGACCTACAAAAAGTTCCTCGGCTACAGGCCTGGCGTATATGTTATCGGTGACAAGATAGTCTATATCGAGAACAGCGATGGCAACACGAATGTGCGTTTTCATCAGGCAGACACCCATAAGAGATTCTTCGCTCTTCTGGAATCCCAGAACATCCGTGTAAATCGCTTCAGGGCAGACTGCGGTTCCTGCTCGAAGGAAATCGTCAGTGAGATAGAGAAGCATTGCAAACATTTCTACATCCGTGCCAACCGATGCAGTTCGCTCTACAATGACATCTTTGCTCTGAGAGGATGGAAGACGGAGGAGATTAACGGCATCCAGTTCGAACTCAATTCCATTCTCGTTGAGAAATGGGAAGGCAAGTGCTATCGTCTTGTCATCCAGAGACAAAGACGCAACAGTGGCGACCTTGACCTATGGGAAGGCGAATACACTTACCGTTGTATTCTGACCAACGATTACAAGTCATCGACAAGGGACATTGTTGAATTCTACAATCTGCGTGGCGGCAAGGAACGTATCTTTGACGACATGAACAACGGATTCGGTTGGAGCAGGCTCCCCAAGTCATTCATGGCGGAGAATACTGTCTTTCTTCTGCTTACTGCATTGATACACAATTTCTACAAGACCATCATGAGCAGGCTTGACACCAAGGCTTTTGGGCTCAAGAAAACGAGTCGCATAAAGGCTTTTGTCTTCAGATTCATCTCCGTACCTGCCAAGTGGATCATGACTGCAAGGCAATACGTGCTGAATATCTACACAGAGAACCGCGCTTATGCAAAACCCTTCAAAACAGAATTCGGATAA